The following are encoded together in the Lathyrus oleraceus cultivar Zhongwan6 chromosome 3, CAAS_Psat_ZW6_1.0, whole genome shotgun sequence genome:
- the LOC127131631 gene encoding uncharacterized protein LOC127131631, with product MSPLAKYVLQTDAPLRTKIPKFTKYAGDTTESTIEHVARYLIEAGDMSNNESLQMKFFPSSLTKNSFTWFTTLPQNSIHSWNQIERMFHEQFYMGQTKISLKELAYVRQKFTEPIDDYLNRFRLLKAMCFTQVPKHELVEMAAGGLDYSIRKKLDTQCLRDMARLADRVRQVERLKEEKARKNKGKRVAYVDFRKDHKDSGHEVPDFDATEIDLAELTQGSPYACKVLAHSNEKNPIEPEKNVRFPKKTYTFDVIKCDKFFDLLVKDGQMIVPPGAKGFSAECNPGGKTLVQ from the exons ATGTCGCCTTTAGCAAAATATGTCTTACAGACAGATGCGCCTCTGAGGAccaaaatccccaaattcaccAAGTATGCTGGGGATACTACTGAGTCTACTATCGAACACGTGGCGAGATATCTAATCGAAGCTGGAGATATGTCAAATAACGAGAGTCTTCAGATGAAATTTTTTCCAAGTTCTCTTACAAAGAATTCTTTCACATGGTTCACAACTTTGCCCCAGAATTCGATCCATTCATGGAACCAGATAGAAAGAATGTTCCATGAACAGTTCTACATGGGGCAAACGAAGATAAGTTTGAAAGAGTTGGCTTATGTCAGACAAAAATTCACTGAGCCAATTGACGACTACCTGAATAGATTTCGACTACTCAAAGCCATGTGTTTCACGCAAGTACCAAAgcatgagttggtcgaaatggccgctggGGGCCTTGATTATTCGATTAGAAAGAAATTGGATACTCAATGCCTAAGGGATATGGCCCGGTTGGCTGACAGAGTTCGACAGGTAGAACGTTTAAAAGAAGAAAAGGCTAGGAAGAACAAAGGTAAAAGGGTAGCCTATGTCGATTTTAGGAAAGATCACAAAGACTCAGGTCATGAAGTTCCAGACTTCGACGCTACTGAGATCGATCTTGCTGAATTGACACAGGGGTCACCATATGCGTGCAAAGTTTTAGCCCATTCGAACGAAAAAAACCCTATCGAACCTGAAAAGAATGTCAGGTTTCCTAAGAAAACATATACCTTCGATGTTATAAAATGTGACAAATTTTTTGACTTActggttaaagatggtcaaatgaTAGTACCTCCGGGTGCTAAA ggatttAGTGCAGAATGCAATCCAGGAGGGAAGACTTTAGTTCAGTGA